The stretch of DNA CTCTTTTTGAGCCAAGATGGCCGAAAGAAGAAAAAAATATTTATCGACCGAGATCAGCAAATTGGCCGTTTATTGTCAGCTTTTTTCATTGTATTGATAACGGTTTTACGGGACCTCGAGAGGTTCGCTCCCTAAATTCTTCTGTCGAAGCTAAATGTGGCCTCTTTTATTGCCTTAAAAAATTTCACATAAAAAAATCGCAGACCATCCCTCCTCTCAATGCCGCTGCTCAATATTTCAAAATATGAGATCATCATACTTGTGGAGATAGCAATCCATCCCTTTGTTCCTGATCAGCCGAATGCGCTGAATTTCCTCAATCCAATTTTTTTCAAAATAACGAAAGCTGTGGTGTCGGCCGCAGCAACTCGGCATTGAACCCCTCTCGCCTCAAATGATGGACAAAGCTATCGAAACCATGAGTGATGAACACCTTCTCCGGCCTCACCTGATGGACAAATTCCAGCAATTGGTTGAAATCGGCATGGTCGCTCAGCGCTAAGGCCTCGTCCGCACCGTAGCGGTATTTTGCCTCTGGATCAACAGCCCAGCCAGTGAGGATGAGCTTGCGCGTGCGCCAGATATTTTTCACCAGATGACTATTCGACAGATGCGGTGGTAATAACAAAACTCGCTCGCGCAGGTCCTCGCCATGATAGACTTGATAATTTTTGAAATGGATCCCATATTCCTCATAAATCTCCACAATTGGCTGGATCGAAGGGTGAATGCTGATCTGATAATTTAGGTCCCCCAAAATTTTCAGCGCCTCTTGCGATTTGCCCAGCGCATAGCCCATGACGATCGGCACGATCCCGTTCTGAAAAGACCTTTCGATGAAGCGGGCCAGCCGCTCGATGATCTCCCATTCTTTCGGGAACACATACTGTGGCGCCCCAAAAGTGCTTTCCATGATCAGGATATCGGCATGCCGCACCTCTAGCGTCACCGCGGTTTGATTTTTGCCCGGCTTGAAATCTCCAGTATAAATCAGCCGCGTTCCAGCCCGTTCGATCGCAATTTGAGCCGAGCCCAACACGTGCCCCGAAGGAAGTAGCTCTATCGAAAAATCACCCATACGCTGCGGTTGATGATAGTCCACTGGCCAGCCCGATAACTTGCGATGCCGCAAGCGCATTAGGCTGAGGGTCGCGGGCGTGGCTAAAACCTGAGCATGTCGCCTGGCATGGTCGCTGTGCGCATGCGAGACAAACGATAGCTCCACTCGTTTCATGGCATCCAAATAGAGCTGGGACTCGCTCATCCGGAGGCCGTTTTGATCTACTTCAAACATGATCTGATCGTTCTATTTTGTCCGATTACTCATTTCTGATCTAAACAATATCGTTCAAATTTTAATACCATAGCAATTCCATTGCTCATGTCATGACTCAGGTAATTCAAATCATTCTGAGGTTGAGCAAATTCACCAGCTTTCAATAAAGGCAAATAGCTGAAACCGACATTGGTTTGATCTCCTTGTTAAAAATCATTCCATTTTGCCTCATTTTACCCCGGATTGCCACCTAAAATATCAACCCTGATTCAATTGTTCATCAAGCGCTTCAGAATCTCCTGATAGACCAGTTCACGATTATCTGGCCGCAACGCGATCAATTGGACATCGGCTCGGGATTTGACACGCCGGACAAACGGTAAATCAGCCAGTGTAATGCTGCCCAGCACTGGTTGCGGTGCCTCCAGCGCCCGCAGCACCACCTGCTGAAATTGTACCGAAAACAGCTCCATCTTGCCGATCTCATCGATGACGATCAACTCAGCGCTGGCGATGGCTGCCTCCAAACACGGAACGATGACATGATCGATATTTTCCAACTGAACGAAGTATCGGCCCACGCGCTGGGGCGTTCTGCGATCCACATGGGCCAATAGCGCTCTTCGCCCGTCCAGCGTCACGATCTCGAAGCCGACTCTGCCACCCGATCGGCTGCGAATTTCTTGAGTATAAAATCCCTGACAAGAACGCCCCACCTCTGCCACGACCCTTTGAATCAGAGTGGTTTTGCCAACACCAGGTTGACCAGTGATCAATAGGTTCATCGTTCAAACTTGGGTGTGATTCGCTTTTTCTCACCATTAGCTTTAAGCCGATGTCATGCCTCCGAATGCAGGCATCTTTTGATGAGAGCCGTTTTGCTAACATCAGATTGGATAATGATCAGCAAATTGATTGTTTAAGCCAAAAAATTGTTGTCTCTTTTTGACCATTTTAAGAAAGCCGATGTCATGCCTGCGAATGCAGGCATCTTTCGTTTAAGACCATACCGCCATTTTCTGAACATTCGCTGCAAGCGACCGGTCAGCAAAAATAGCAACCCTTTCAAAACGAATCGAATAACATATACCTGATAAATTGTAATAAATTTCCCGACCAGAACTGCCGCAGCAGCACGACAAACAACACCGCCTGGCATAACAGAAAAAATAAGCCAGCGGCCACCGCTTTGATGGTTTGCGTCTCTAAGATTGCCACAAAAAAGGCAATTATTAACGCCAGCCCCAGAAGCAAAATAAATGGCTTGATCACCAACGGGACATGATACAGCGCTGTCCCGATTAGCCAGGATAACAGAACGATCGCCAGTCCCAAAACTCCGATATCTTTTATCGGCAACGGATTAATCCCGACAAACCGCACGCTCAGCCAGACCAGGGCGAAGATGTCGAAGATGTAAATAATGATTGCAGCGATTATCAATGATGATAAATTCATTTGGATTCCAGTTTACGTGACCGTCATCCGCCAGTTGGCGGGTGATGGGCTCGTTTTTTTAGTGAATTTGAACCAACCAGGCCTTTTCAAAAACCTGGTTTGTAAAAATTTTCTCTGAGCTCATCAAAGAAC from candidate division KSB1 bacterium encodes:
- a CDS encoding MBL fold metallo-hydrolase, with translation MFEVDQNGLRMSESQLYLDAMKRVELSFVSHAHSDHARRHAQVLATPATLSLMRLRHRKLSGWPVDYHQPQRMGDFSIELLPSGHVLGSAQIAIERAGTRLIYTGDFKPGKNQTAVTLEVRHADILIMESTFGAPQYVFPKEWEIIERLARFIERSFQNGIVPIVMGYALGKSQEALKILGDLNYQISIHPSIQPIVEIYEEYGIHFKNYQVYHGEDLRERVLLLPPHLSNSHLVKNIWRTRKLILTGWAVDPEAKYRYGADEALALSDHADFNQLLEFVHQVRPEKVFITHGFDSFVHHLRREGFNAELLRPTPQLSLF
- a CDS encoding NTPase, producing MNLLITGQPGVGKTTLIQRVVAEVGRSCQGFYTQEIRSRSGGRVGFEIVTLDGRRALLAHVDRRTPQRVGRYFVQLENIDHVIVPCLEAAIASAELIVIDEIGKMELFSVQFQQVVLRALEAPQPVLGSITLADLPFVRRVKSRADVQLIALRPDNRELVYQEILKRLMNN